From a region of the Malania oleifera isolate guangnan ecotype guangnan chromosome 12, ASM2987363v1, whole genome shotgun sequence genome:
- the LOC131144971 gene encoding uncharacterized protein LOC131144971, with translation MAATTSILSPSSVTHRQTLQFSSNSSSKLFFLRSLSKPTSQFSRSINKLHVSSPTNEPTTSSAATAAAAATSKPTEEMLFFDGGAHYGDLAINLLLGFTLLWLPLTLAAVSRAFFLRYRFTNLRVTVISGWTGQDRSDFSYKVIKDVKVVPRFVGEWGDIVITLKDGTKVDLRSVPKFREIAQYCLSMAEESTVLKETKPKGF, from the coding sequence ATGGCCGCTACGACCTCCATCCTCTCACCTTCCTCTGTAACCCACCGACAAACTCTGCAATTCTCCTCGAATTCCTCCTCCAAGCTCTTCTTCCTGAGGTCCCTCTCAAAACCCACTTCTCAATTTAGCAGGTCCATCAACAAACTCCACGTCTCCTCTCCAACCAACGAACCCACCACCAGCTCCGCCGCCACGGCCGCCGCCGCCGCCACCTCCAAGCCCACGGAAGAAATGTTGTTCTTCGACGGCGGAGCCCATTACGGCGACCTCGCCATTAACTTGCTTCTGGGTTTCACTCTTCTGTGGCTGCCGCTTACTCTAGCCGCGGTTTCAAGGGCTTTCTTTCTCCGGTATAGGTTCACCAATTTGAGGGTTACTGTTATTTCCGGTTGGACGGGACAAGACCGGAGCGATTTCTCCTACAAAGTGATCAAGGATGTAAAAGTGGTGCCTCGTTTTGTGGGTGAATGGGGTGACATTGTTATTACTTTGAAAGATGGCACGAAGGTTGATCTTAGGAGCGTCCCTAAATTTAGAGAGATTGCTCAGTATTGCCTATCCATGGCTGAGGAATCAACGGTTTTGAAGGAAACTAAGCCAAAAGGGTTTTGA